In Sesamum indicum cultivar Zhongzhi No. 13 linkage group LG8, S_indicum_v1.0, whole genome shotgun sequence, the sequence AACACATGCAGGTGGCATTCTTTGTCGGAATACAGATAGATGATCATTGTAAGAATCATGAGACAAACAGTTTGAGTCCTGAGATGCAGCAACTTAGTGTTGTTGGCGCTGTCAAAGTTGCCGTGAGAAGCTTGTCGATGGGTGCCAGTACCTCCTAGTCGGTAAACATTATTTGTTCACCTTGCCATGTGTATTATGCTGTGTAGTCCGTTTTGGTTGCGCGATCCCTCCTGCAGTAGATGTAAAGGAGATTCCCATAGTTAGGTTGCATTACTGCTGGATCTTGTTGTTTGTGCTTCAAGACATCTAAATCTTCATTCTGAtgataataatgaaatttctGTGATTTCACTCAATTTGAAAGCTTCTTGCACTTCCTGTTGTAGGCAAAGtcctccacacacacacacacacctgcGTTTGCGTATATGTATATCTTAAGACTCCACtggagtatatatatatatatatatcttaaacCTACAAGACAACATCATTAATCATgaagaaagaacaaagaagATTATGCTGGAAATGCATGAGATCAGAGTAGTTCTCCATTATATTTCAGCTTGGGGTTTGGACTAGCCTGAGTGTAAGTATACAGTATCAATGACTGCACCGCTTACCGTACGTTGTTCTGACATGAAACAGAGGCTTCTGCTGTTTTACATTGTGGGTGCACAACATCAAATCTACATTTGCATATAAGGTTACTCTGCATGCACCTCCAACACCAAATACTGCATCCACTGGCTGTTATATGGTGTTTGTGGTGCACCGGGGAGTCCCGAATCATTTCGTCTGGATTTGGATGAAGTGGGTTTTACTGGGAAgcatcaaattcttttaaaggATTCTTGATCTTTACGTGCtagatattgaaaaattatcatctGCACGAGCATTTTcatgttaaaaatgaaaatcacgTCGTGTCAGTGTAATACTAATATTGTCTTtattaaaagttgaaaatggtGAAGGTATGTTGAATGAGAATGATCAGTAATGCGATTATGAAATGTGCACAAATCGTGGTTTTATTAGAGACAACGGTTCTTGATCTGCAAAGAATGAGAAATTCAAGGGAAAAGAAACTACAAGCAAGTTCCATTTGAACAGTGAACTAAAATCATTTTGATAAATCAGTATTACATCAGTGAGATTTGACACGATCTTACAAATCAAGAACTTAGATCAAATCTTATCTACATCCTCTTGCTGTCTGATCTAGCAAATCTTCGAACATATTTTCCTCCGGAAAGAGTTCCCCTGGTGCTCGATTCTCGGCCCGTTGAGGGACATGAAATCTCGGCATCATTTGCCAGCTTGAATTCCATGTTTCTGCTGTCTAATTGTTGTTTCCTAGGACTTGTTTTGTGTTGATCTGTACTTGTACCTTGTAGCCCAGAAAAGATACTGCATGAAGTTCAGTCCACTTAACGAGCACAATAGCCAGTAGAATCTGTCGAGGTGGTAGTCATTCAGGTTGCTGCCGGAGAGCCATGGCTTGTGCCTGGAGCCGCCTGTGACACCGTTAACTATTGATACAATGACCGTACTCAGGTAATATCCCATTGCAAGTGATGCAAAAGATAAAGAAGTCGCCAATGATCTCATGCTGAACGGTGCTTCTGTGAAGAAAAACTCCAGCAGCCCTGCTAAGGTGAAAAGATCAGCCGAGCCAAGAAACAGGTACTGAAACGCGATCCAAAGAAACGTAACAGGCAACGGCTTGGTGGAGTCGAGCAGTCCCGAGTTGGTAGCTACTCTCTTACGCTTGACTTCAACCACTGCAGCCACAGCCATGGCTATAATGGAGAGAACTAGGCCGATTCCAATGCGCTGGAGGTGAGAAATGCCCATCTCGGATTTTGTCACTCGACGTGCAAAAGGGATGATCACGTGATCGTATAACGGTGCAAGGATCATTATGAAGACAACTGGGAAAACAGGAAGAGAGGCAGGTGGGACGTTTAAGGATCCGAGTTTCGTGTTCATGGTGGCAGCTTGTTGGACCGAAAAGGTGGAGAGCTGAGCAAGACAGCAGTTGAGGACTATGGTGCAAGCAAAGATGGGGAGGATTCTTACGACAGTCTTGACTTCTTCCACTTGTTGTACAGAGCATTTCAGCATGGCATAGCCCGGTTTTCTTACCACTGCTCTATTGGGAAAATTGAGGCTGTCTGATGGAGACTCACATGATTCTGAGACTTTGATGTTATCTTCTGCATCTATTTCCTCAGACAATGGGTTTGGTGAAGGGCTTGTCGCCATACTTGCAATAGCATTGCTTGAACTTCTCGGCGTAAAAGTGTTCAGTACAGACGCAATGAGAACCTGTCGAACAGATCAGAGTACTTCAGCAACAATAAAACTAGTATTGAACTTCAGCGCAATGGCTGATGAAACGGACTACCCCAACGTACCTTGCAGATCGTCGTTAGTGGACTTCCAAGTGGAACCTTATTCCTATAAAACGTCGAACCACCTAGAAATATCGGGACAGACAGCAATATTATCAACGTGGAAACTCCGAACCCCCATTGCCATCCCATGTTGTCTTCAATCCAGACAACTAAGGTCACTGCAATAAGGGCACCACACGAGAGTGCAAAAACGAAGTAGTTGAAGAAAGTTGATCGTTGTTTTCGTCCTTGAGGTGTATCCTCGTCAAACTGCTCGGCTCCATGGGCCGGCAACGAACCCTTGATGCCTCCCACTCCAAGGGCCACTAGATAGAGGCCTAAGAAGAGCAATGCAGCCTTTGCACCATGAACCTGCTGGCATGGTATGTCTGGTCTAGCATTGTCACATTTTGGTGGTTTTAAGGAAGCCGATTGCGCTTGCACCGTTAGTATTACGAGACCctgtttattatattattcaatacattcaaatattaaacattaattaaacatGTCGatgattcaaaaaataaaaaaaaaataaaatacactcctttcctttgtctttgataatttaattcaattaaatccGATGTTTAATCCATTTTCCACATAACcctaaattttgtaaataacgAAATGTGGTTAATTTTTTCACTATTACTTTTCacatctttaaaaaaattaacgttAAGAATAAAGGACCTCATACTACATAGAGAAGTTTACAAACGTTTAAACACTacgaaatataaataaataaataaaaataaattaatctcagcattataaacaattatagtaaatcaatattatgtATCATGCACGGTTAAATAAAACCAacgtaaaaaatttaatttttcgccatggtgaaaatatttgccatgatCATTTAGCTAAggtgttaatattttaattttgctagCAGAAACAACAACTTGACAGCGTCCACGACTCGActgctgaatttttttaaaaaaaaatttgtgtcAAGTCGTGAACGCTAATTTgttaatacattttaaataataaataaataattaacccctataatttttacttgtaATTAGTTTTACATTTTGTCTAACCCAAATCACACTTCTTCTAGTAGGTGTGGCTCCCATGGGTTGTCCCTATTTTCGTGGCTCACATGAACACCCCATCAAATCCATGCTACAACCATCACATTTTCGGATTGagttttttattatagaatttattttcctattctatttaatttaatatacgcatgttacatatttaaaaataatatcatatattttaattaaaaaaattatacaaataacgTGTGCATTTTTAATAGAatagaagataaaataaattttacaaattcaaaattccatgTCGCATCCCCTACTCATTAGAAAAACGGAATATTATCCATACTACAAAGACCCTATTTGAATATTggtaattcttgaaaataaattaaggaCAAGCAATTCAAGCACTCTTCAAACGCGTACCATGTCTCAAGTTATCGACTCCCTAAGTCCCTCTTACAATGATTTGCAAGACGAATTATACTACTGAACGCATTTCGGGTGTGGCAAAAGTCACTTTTACCCTTCAATTTAACTATCTTCTCTTGGACAACatgtttttttatgatcaattcAGTAAATACGTACAACTATAAAGAAATGTGGTCCTCCTCCAACTTTCCATCCTCGATATGTCTGTTTCGTACTccaatatctttaattttttaaatttcatagtTCATTACTCATTTCttaaccccccacccccaagaagtaaaaagaaaagagaaaaaaacctcaaaataattaagaatagtGTGTCCAAAGGGAGGCCATGTGATGAGTTGTGAACatagtatttattatgtgtgtgtgcattAATGTTGTAACAAATTCTAGTTGACTAAAATGTCACCATGGAAACGTCGTCGTTCTCCCTGCGTATAAAAAGACAGAAAAGGACAAGAGAAATAAAGATTGTAACAAACTCATCCATCCACCAACTGGGCAGCCTAGTAATAGTAGTAGTGGCTGTCGCAACTATTTTTGTCctaattcaataattcatcaaTCTATCAACTCTATAAGATTCATAAGTTTGACACAGAGATACTttcatacaattaataatttacaaattatttaatttcattttccattatgtaattttcatcactaattattaaattgcaGTACGTATCTGTATttcaagtacaaaaatataatttttttatattcttttctgATTCTGTTGTATGCTGTTCAGCACCGCGATCTAGAAGTCGGCCATGTTTGTATTTCAAGTGCAaacgtaaattttttgttgtttggcCGATCTGAGATTGAAGCGCCGGCCAAGATTTGCATTTCAAGTGCAAAACACAAAGTTTTGTgttgtttcattgattattcGATAATCACTTATGAGATTATTCTGtctaaattatgtatattctgataaaaattataatattaccTAATTATACATTATGCTTATTAAAAAACTTGTTAATTCATTCACTATATAactaaattatgtttttgcataatcaattatgataTTGTGAGTCCAAATGTcgcaattgaattttttttaaaatcaattattccaaaattattattatttttgtaatcaattttctaaaatcaaACTATTAAAAACCCAAAGTTTCATCTCAAAGTGTTATacaataaagtataatattaatcattaatGTAATAATGATCAGTCTTTATCCAGACGTACTAGGAAATATGTAACAAAGCatatttatcccaaaaaaacaaaaaaatatagtcttaataaaaaaatatatgttaatttttttttcttcaacgaCACGTAAAAAATTagtcataaataaataaaagataaaagattAGTGAATCAAGGGCAAGTACGTACTAGGAATTCAGTAGCAGCACTGATCAAGTAGATGCGGTAAGTGGTTAAAAAAGCATCGGAGAAGAAGCCACCGAGGAGGGCGAGAAGAAACGCCGTCCCCATAAAATTGGTGACGGCGTTGGCAGATTCCGACGGAGAAAAATGCATGTAATGCGTGAGGTACAACACCAAGTTGCTTGCACTTGCCAAGTATGCCAGGTTCTCCAGTACCTCCACAACTGTTCCACATATTCattaccaatatatatatatacatatatgtgtgttgCAAGAACATTGCAAGCACAAAAACGATGTCGTTTCAACTAGTTCTTGTTGTTGAATGTGAGTGTTTATTagacataatattatttgattgatgaaaagaaaatataattatatcttggagcaaattaatataagagattttaattcaaatcggGTCGGATGCAAATCGCACAAACGACCggtaaaattaaatgtaattataaactaattactgatatatatatatatataattataagttgttAATGGTTGATCAGTTCATGCAAGAATTCCAACAATAACTCCAATCCAATGAAGATGTCACTTTTACACGTtcactgtgtgtgtgtgtgtgttgatgatgatgtatGAAAGGagacaacatatatatatatatatatgatatgatatgatatgaAGATGAAATAGGTGGATGTGTGTAAATGAAAAGAATTACCCAAAACAAAGAAGGCAGGGGTGATGCCACCATGTGTGCCCCTCAAAGCAGGTTTCCCCCTCCAATCCACATATCCATCCCATCTTGATCTGCTGCTACTCTCCACTTCCTCCTTATCATCCtgttcatcatcatcatcatcatatataacCACAA encodes:
- the LOC105168147 gene encoding protein NRT1/ PTR FAMILY 4.6 isoform X1, producing the protein MHSILSINLPKAHTLLLHPSSSSLFSLHLNPNLNTIILHTQLSTHHHQALYQTMLIMHVVVIYDDDDDEQDDKEEVESSSRSRWDGYVDWRGKPALRGTHGGITPAFFVLVVEVLENLAYLASASNLVLYLTHYMHFSPSESANAVTNFMGTAFLLALLGGFFSDAFLTTYRIYLISAATEFLGLVILTVQAQSASLKPPKCDNARPDIPCQQVHGAKAALLFLGLYLVALGVGGIKGSLPAHGAEQFDEDTPQGRKQRSTFFNYFVFALSCGALIAVTLVVWIEDNMGWQWGFGVSTLIILLSVPIFLGGSTFYRNKVPLGSPLTTICKVLIASVLNTFTPRSSSNAIASMATSPSPNPLSEEIDAEDNIKVSESCESPSDSLNFPNRAVVRKPGYAMLKCSVQQVEEVKTVVRILPIFACTIVLNCCLAQLSTFSVQQAATMNTKLGSLNVPPASLPVFPVVFIMILAPLYDHVIIPFARRVTKSEMGISHLQRIGIGLVLSIIAMAVAAVVEVKRKRVATNSGLLDSTKPLPVTFLWIAFQYLFLGSADLFTLAGLLEFFFTEAPFSMRSLATSLSFASLAMGYYLSTVIVSIVNGVTGGSRHKPWLSGSNLNDYHLDRFYWLLCSLSGLNFMQYLFWATRYKYRSTQNKS
- the LOC105168147 gene encoding protein NRT1/ PTR FAMILY 4.6 isoform X2, whose amino-acid sequence is MHSILSINLPKAHTLLLHPSSSSLFSLHLNPNLNTIILHTQLSTHHHQALYQTMDDKEEVESSSRSRWDGYVDWRGKPALRGTHGGITPAFFVLVVEVLENLAYLASASNLVLYLTHYMHFSPSESANAVTNFMGTAFLLALLGGFFSDAFLTTYRIYLISAATEFLGLVILTVQAQSASLKPPKCDNARPDIPCQQVHGAKAALLFLGLYLVALGVGGIKGSLPAHGAEQFDEDTPQGRKQRSTFFNYFVFALSCGALIAVTLVVWIEDNMGWQWGFGVSTLIILLSVPIFLGGSTFYRNKVPLGSPLTTICKVLIASVLNTFTPRSSSNAIASMATSPSPNPLSEEIDAEDNIKVSESCESPSDSLNFPNRAVVRKPGYAMLKCSVQQVEEVKTVVRILPIFACTIVLNCCLAQLSTFSVQQAATMNTKLGSLNVPPASLPVFPVVFIMILAPLYDHVIIPFARRVTKSEMGISHLQRIGIGLVLSIIAMAVAAVVEVKRKRVATNSGLLDSTKPLPVTFLWIAFQYLFLGSADLFTLAGLLEFFFTEAPFSMRSLATSLSFASLAMGYYLSTVIVSIVNGVTGGSRHKPWLSGSNLNDYHLDRFYWLLCSLSGLNFMQYLFWATRYKYRSTQNKS